ATGCCGCCCGCACACACACCGCCGACCTCGTCGTGATGGGGTGGGGCCCGGACGCACACGGCTCACCGGGGCGTGCAGAATCGGCCATCGACGAACTCACCGAGGCAGTCCCCTGTGACTTCCTCGTTCTCCGTGATCGCGGATTCGACCCCTCGCACATCCTGCTCCCAACGGCTGGCGGGCCGGACTCTGAGCTGTCGGCTGCCACTGCAAAGTTGCTGCAGTCCGAATACGACTCCAAAGTGACGCTGCTCAACGTTAATGACGACCGTGAGGCAGGCAAGCAGTTCCTCGAAGAGTGGGCGGTCGAACAGGAGTTAGAGGATGCCGAACTGCTCGTCAAATCCGGTGATGTCGAGACAGCGATTGTGAATGCCGCTGATGACGCCACCCTCTTGCTCCTTGGCGCGACTGAAGAGGGGTTACTTCGCCGGCTCGTCTCCAAGTCGCTCGTACTGGATGTTGTCGACGACGTGGAGTGTTCGGTCCTGCTGGCAGAGAAACACCGCGACCGCGGCCTGCTTGAGCGACTGTTCTGAGACCGGATTTCACATCTTCGCCACGACGCTTGCCACGTCGTTTCTCTTGACGAACGTTCAGAGTAGGTCGTCGTGGAGGTCGTGGAACGACCCGATAGTCAGGTCGGGCTCGCCGGCGAAGGCGTCCCACGGCCCGTCGTCGCGGTTGACCCAGACGCCCTGCATCCCGGCGTGCATCGCGCCGTACACGTCGAAATATCCTGCCGAGACATGGGCGATCTCCTCGATATCAGTCGCCGTTCGCTCTGCCGCATGCTGATACAGTTCGGCCGCTGGCTTGAACGTCTGGATCTCGTCGGCGCTGACAGTGTCTTCGAGGAGACCGCCGATGCCGGCGAAGTCGACCATCGATTCGAGCATCTCGGGGTTGCCGTTCGAGACGACATAGAGGTCGTAGCCGGCGTCATAGAGCTTGTTCATCCCGTCGCGAACGTCGTCGAACACGTCGAGTTCGTGGTAGACTGCGAGAATCTCGTCGCGCTCTTCCGTCGTGATATCGATACGATGGGCGTCTAGCGCGTACTGGAGCGCGTCGCGGTTCATCTCGTAGAACGGCTTGTAGGCGTCGATCTGGTTGGCGAGGAAGGTGTACGCCAGCGAGCGGGAGCGCCAGAGTCGGGATACCGGCCGGGGGTCGTCTACTCGGTCGGCGAGCGCTTTCTGGGCCGCCTCGACATCAACGATTGTGCTGTACGAGTCAAAAGTAATCGTCGTCACGCGGTCCGGGTCGAACGGCATAAGCACCCGTAGAACCGGCGGCCTCATATAGCCGGTCGCTGGTCGAGCTCGCAACCGTCCGGGACGGGCCCACTCACAGCGTCGCGTGTGACGTGACTGGTGCTCAGTGCGTGGACATCTCTGACAGAACGTTGACACAGTACACGCCGATGATGATGAGCAGGATACCGATAGTACCGGGAATATCGATAGGCTCGTCGAACACGACAATCCCGATTGCGGCCACGCCGACGATTCCCAGTGCGGCCCAAGTACCGTAGACGACGCCGATAGGCAGGTCTTCGAGCGTTAGCGACACCAGATAGAATGCCAGACCGTAGCCGACGACGACACCGAGGCTGGGGAGGGGGCGTGAGAACCCCTCAGAGAGTTTGAGCGACGTTGTACCGACCAGTTCGGAGACGATAGCGGCTCCGAGGAGGGCGTACGGATTCACGGGTACATTCGCGGAGAATTGTGGACAGATAATATACATTTCGGATATCGTAAGACTCCAGCATAGCCCTACCC
The Haloarcula sp. CBA1129 genome window above contains:
- a CDS encoding haloacid dehalogenase type II, producing MPFDPDRVTTITFDSYSTIVDVEAAQKALADRVDDPRPVSRLWRSRSLAYTFLANQIDAYKPFYEMNRDALQYALDAHRIDITTEERDEILAVYHELDVFDDVRDGMNKLYDAGYDLYVVSNGNPEMLESMVDFAGIGGLLEDTVSADEIQTFKPAAELYQHAAERTATDIEEIAHVSAGYFDVYGAMHAGMQGVWVNRDDGPWDAFAGEPDLTIGSFHDLHDDLL
- a CDS encoding multidrug efflux SMR transporter; translation: MNPYALLGAAIVSELVGTTSLKLSEGFSRPLPSLGVVVGYGLAFYLVSLTLEDLPIGVVYGTWAALGIVGVAAIGIVVFDEPIDIPGTIGILLIIIGVYCVNVLSEMSTH